Within the Chloroflexota bacterium genome, the region AGGGGAAATTTTGACCTCGACCTGGTGGTGGAGGGGGACGCCATCGCGCTGGCCAGTGAACTGGCGAATGAAAAGCAGGGTAAACTGGTTACCCACCAGCGCTTCGGCACGGCAAAGCTGACGTGGGACGGCTGGAGCGCCGACATTGCCACCGCCCGCTCCGAGACCTATGCTAAAGCCTGTGCCCTGCCCACGGTAAATCCCAGCACCATCAAAGCCGACCTGTTCCGTCGCGACTTCACCATCAACGCCATGGCCGTCGAGCTTAATCCCGGTCACTATGGTCGGTTGCTCGACCTGTATGGGGGTCTGGCGGACCTGAAGGGGAAACTGGTTCGGATTCTCCACGAAAAGAGCTTTGTTGACGACGCCACCCGCATCTGGCGCGCCATCCGCTACGAGCAGCGATTGGATTTCAAATTGGAGCCAAAAACGCTTCAGCTTGTGAAACGTGACGCCGACTACCTGAAAAAGGTGAGCGGCGACCGCATACGCCACGAACTGGAGCTTATTTTCAAAGAAGATTGCCCTGAGAAAGCCCTGCAACGTGCCGATGAGCTCGGGGTGCTCAAAAAATTGCACCCGGGACTGAAAGCAGATGGCTGGCTCGTGGAAAAGTATGAGCAGGCACGGCAATGGAGCTCCCCCGATGCTCTTTCTCTTGGACTCTACCTTGCCCTGCTCGTTTACCGTATGAAATCTGATGATGTCGAAGAGCTTATTTCATACCTGCGATTGCGCAAGTCAACGAGCAAAACGCTGCTTGACACGATTGGCCTGAAGGCAAATTTGGAGCGTTTAACCTCTCCACAGATAACCTCTAGTCAGGTTTACACGCTGCTCATCGATTATTCAACGGAAGCGGTGGTCGCCAATGCTATTGCCGGAGAGATACCGGAGGCGGTGCACCGCCTGAACGAGTTTATGAATAAACTGAGGTATATCAAGCCTGCCCTCAACGGCGAAGATTTAAAAAGACTGGGGGTGGCGCAGGGGCCGGAGATTAAAGCCGTGCTGCATCGCCTCCTTGAAGCTAGGCTGGAAGGGAAAGCAGCGACAAAGCGCGACGAGGAAGCCCTCGTGGGAAACTGGCTGGCGAGGAAAGACAGATAGGCAATGGGAAAAAAGAAATCTTATATTATTCTTTTCGGGCTGCTGGTACC harbors:
- a CDS encoding CCA tRNA nucleotidyltransferase — protein: MNEVTNFANKIKEQMPGELVEFMRQAGELAQQRGQKLYLVGGVVRDLLLGRGNFDLDLVVEGDAIALASELANEKQGKLVTHQRFGTAKLTWDGWSADIATARSETYAKACALPTVNPSTIKADLFRRDFTINAMAVELNPGHYGRLLDLYGGLADLKGKLVRILHEKSFVDDATRIWRAIRYEQRLDFKLEPKTLQLVKRDADYLKKVSGDRIRHELELIFKEDCPEKALQRADELGVLKKLHPGLKADGWLVEKYEQARQWSSPDALSLGLYLALLVYRMKSDDVEELISYLRLRKSTSKTLLDTIGLKANLERLTSPQITSSQVYTLLIDYSTEAVVANAIAGEIPEAVHRLNEFMNKLRYIKPALNGEDLKRLGVAQGPEIKAVLHRLLEARLEGKAATKRDEEALVGNWLARKDR